The proteins below are encoded in one region of Acidithiobacillus ferrooxidans ATCC 23270:
- a CDS encoding M48 metallopeptidase family protein, which translates to MDANSKKTEFKQRVRHWAEKLDVKIVWLGVRPMRNKWASCSTAGHLNFSDELPALKPELWDYVIVHELLHFSVPNHGKLWKSLMRSHLGEYEAHEGELKRIAGNQAPQRTR; encoded by the coding sequence ATGGACGCAAATTCAAAGAAGACGGAGTTCAAACAGCGCGTCCGCCACTGGGCCGAAAAGCTGGACGTCAAGATCGTCTGGCTGGGGGTGCGTCCGATGCGCAACAAATGGGCCTCGTGTTCTACCGCCGGCCATTTGAATTTCAGCGACGAACTGCCCGCCCTGAAGCCCGAGCTATGGGACTACGTGATCGTCCATGAACTGCTCCACTTCTCTGTTCCCAACCACGGAAAACTTTGGAAAAGCCTGATGCGCTCGCATCTGGGCGAATATGAAGCACATGAAGGCGAGTTAAAGCGGATCGCGGGTAATCAGGCGCCGCAGCGTACGCGCTGA
- the uvrB gene encoding excinuclease ABC subunit UvrB yields MDKRFILESSFPPQGDQPEAIRLLVNGLAAGEYFQTLLGVTGSGKTFTMANVIAITHRPAIIMAPNKTLAAQLYAEMRAFFPHNAVEYFVSYYDYYQPEAYVPSSDTFIEKDAAINDHIEQMRLSATKALLERPDVIIVATVSAIYGLGDPASYHGMILHLRESSTMDQRAILKRLAEMQYSRNPLEMKRGTFRVNGDVIDIWPAESEDEAVRIELFGDELERISLFDPLTGKTITRLPRYTIYPKSHYVTPRETILAALDAIKDELRARLEDLRRANKLVEAQRLEQRTRFDLEMMAELGYCSGIENYSRYLSGRVPGQAPPTLMDYLPKDALLFMDESHVTVPQFGGMYKGDRSRKETLVEYGFRLPSALDNRPLTFPEFESLMPQTVFISATPGPYELEHSGQVVEQVVRPTGLVDPAVDIRPAKGQVDDLISEINIVVRNGWRILVTTLTKRMAEDLTDYLHELGIKCRYLHSDIETVERVEIIRDLRAGVFDVLIGINLLREGLDMPEVALVAILDADKEGFLRSERSLIQTIGRAARNLHGRAILYADSITKSMARAIAETDRRREKQLQFNAAHGITPRGIVKPVSDMIEGVYRRNVQPAAHAAEKNADYRVLRDPQAVAKKIKELEEAMYRHARNLEFEQAAALRDDIKKLETRLLGTDLPVSLEED; encoded by the coding sequence ATGGACAAGCGCTTTATCCTGGAGAGCAGTTTCCCGCCGCAGGGCGACCAGCCGGAGGCTATCCGTCTGTTGGTGAACGGCCTCGCCGCTGGTGAATATTTCCAGACCCTGTTGGGGGTGACCGGTTCGGGCAAGACCTTCACCATGGCCAACGTCATCGCCATCACTCACCGGCCCGCCATCATCATGGCGCCCAACAAGACCCTGGCAGCGCAGCTCTATGCGGAAATGCGCGCGTTCTTTCCTCACAATGCCGTGGAGTATTTCGTCAGTTATTACGATTACTACCAGCCGGAGGCCTACGTTCCTTCCTCCGACACCTTCATTGAAAAGGACGCCGCTATCAATGATCACATCGAGCAGATGCGCCTCTCCGCCACCAAGGCCTTGCTGGAACGGCCGGATGTCATCATTGTGGCCACCGTTTCGGCGATCTACGGCCTGGGTGATCCCGCCTCCTACCATGGCATGATTCTGCATCTGCGCGAATCCTCCACCATGGATCAGCGCGCCATCCTCAAGCGTCTGGCGGAGATGCAATACAGCCGTAATCCTTTGGAAATGAAGCGGGGTACCTTTCGCGTCAACGGCGATGTCATCGATATATGGCCCGCGGAAAGTGAGGACGAAGCCGTTCGGATCGAGCTTTTTGGCGACGAACTGGAGCGCATCTCGCTCTTCGATCCCCTGACCGGCAAGACCATCACCCGTTTGCCGCGCTACACCATCTACCCCAAAAGCCACTACGTCACCCCGCGCGAGACCATTCTCGCGGCGCTGGACGCTATCAAAGATGAGCTTCGCGCGCGTCTGGAGGACCTGCGCCGCGCCAACAAGCTGGTCGAGGCGCAACGACTGGAGCAGCGCACCCGCTTTGATCTGGAGATGATGGCCGAGCTGGGGTATTGCTCGGGGATCGAGAATTACTCCCGCTACCTCTCGGGACGAGTGCCCGGTCAGGCACCGCCGACCCTGATGGACTACCTCCCCAAGGATGCCCTGCTATTCATGGACGAATCCCATGTCACGGTCCCACAGTTCGGGGGGATGTACAAGGGCGACCGTTCGCGCAAGGAAACGCTGGTGGAATACGGGTTCCGGTTACCCTCGGCGCTGGACAACCGGCCCTTGACGTTTCCCGAGTTCGAGTCGCTGATGCCGCAGACCGTGTTTATTTCCGCCACGCCCGGTCCCTACGAACTGGAGCACTCCGGGCAGGTGGTGGAGCAGGTGGTGCGGCCCACCGGCCTGGTCGATCCCGCTGTGGATATTCGTCCGGCGAAAGGGCAGGTCGATGATCTGATCAGTGAAATCAACATCGTTGTACGTAACGGTTGGCGCATTCTGGTGACGACGCTGACCAAGCGGATGGCCGAAGATCTGACCGATTATCTGCATGAGCTAGGCATTAAATGCCGTTATCTGCACTCTGATATCGAAACGGTGGAGCGGGTGGAGATCATTCGCGATCTGCGCGCCGGGGTGTTCGACGTGCTGATCGGGATTAACCTGTTGCGGGAAGGCCTGGATATGCCGGAGGTGGCATTGGTCGCCATTCTGGATGCGGATAAGGAGGGCTTCCTGCGCTCGGAGCGGTCCCTGATTCAGACCATCGGGCGCGCCGCGCGTAATTTGCATGGACGGGCCATTCTCTATGCGGACAGCATCACCAAATCCATGGCTCGGGCCATAGCCGAAACCGACCGCCGCCGGGAAAAGCAGTTGCAGTTCAATGCAGCGCACGGCATCACCCCGCGCGGCATCGTCAAGCCGGTATCGGACATGATTGAGGGGGTCTATCGCCGCAATGTACAACCTGCCGCGCATGCCGCGGAAAAAAATGCGGATTATCGTGTGCTCCGTGATCCCCAAGCCGTTGCCAAGAAAATCAAGGAACTGGAGGAAGCGATGTACCGACACGCCCGCAACCTGGAGTTTGAGCAGGCAGCGGCGCTGCGGGACGACATCAAAAAACTGGAAACCCGCCTTCTGGGAACCGACCTGCCGGTATCTCTGGAGGAGGACTGA
- a CDS encoding NAD(P)-dependent alcohol dehydrogenase: protein MIKTKAYAAQTARSPLAPYEVLRREPGPDDVQIDILFCGVCHSDLHTARNEWKNTLYPTVPGHEIVGRVVAVGKDVKNFSVGDFAGVGCMVDSCGHCPSCAEGEEQYCDNGFTGTYNGPVFGGENTYGGYSQSVVVKESFVLKIQHDEKDLASVAPLLCAGITTYSPLRHWGAGPGKKVGIVGLGGLGHMGVRLAHAMGAHVVLFTTSPGKVEDGKRLGADEVCISRDDAQMASHANSFDFILNTVAASHNLDAFLNLLKRDGTMTLVGAPAEPHPSPEVFNLIFKRRQLAGSLIGGIRETQEMLDFCAQHGIGSDIEMIPMDYINTAYERMLKSDVKYRFVIDMATLK from the coding sequence ATGATCAAGACAAAAGCCTACGCTGCTCAGACTGCTCGCAGTCCGTTGGCGCCCTACGAAGTCCTGCGTCGTGAGCCGGGTCCTGATGATGTCCAGATAGATATACTCTTTTGCGGTGTCTGCCATTCCGATTTGCACACCGCCCGCAATGAGTGGAAAAACACGCTGTATCCCACTGTTCCAGGTCACGAAATCGTGGGTCGTGTCGTTGCCGTCGGTAAGGATGTCAAAAATTTTAGCGTTGGTGATTTTGCCGGTGTCGGTTGCATGGTGGACAGTTGTGGGCACTGTCCGTCCTGTGCCGAGGGTGAGGAGCAGTACTGCGATAACGGATTCACCGGAACCTACAACGGCCCGGTCTTCGGCGGCGAAAATACCTACGGTGGCTATTCCCAGAGCGTGGTGGTCAAAGAATCCTTTGTGCTGAAGATTCAGCATGATGAAAAAGATCTGGCGAGTGTGGCACCACTGCTCTGCGCCGGTATCACCACGTACTCGCCCTTACGCCATTGGGGTGCCGGACCGGGTAAAAAGGTCGGCATTGTGGGTTTGGGCGGCCTTGGTCATATGGGCGTCAGGTTGGCGCACGCCATGGGCGCCCATGTGGTGCTGTTCACCACCTCTCCCGGCAAAGTGGAGGATGGTAAGCGGCTGGGGGCGGATGAGGTCTGCATCTCCAGAGATGACGCGCAAATGGCCAGCCATGCCAACAGCTTCGATTTTATCCTCAATACGGTGGCGGCGTCCCATAACCTGGACGCCTTCCTGAATCTGCTCAAGCGGGATGGTACGATGACGCTGGTGGGTGCGCCGGCAGAGCCCCATCCGTCACCAGAAGTCTTCAACCTGATTTTTAAGCGCCGGCAGCTCGCGGGCTCCCTTATCGGTGGTATTCGGGAAACGCAGGAAATGCTGGATTTCTGCGCGCAGCACGGGATTGGTTCGGATATCGAGATGATCCCCATGGACTACATCAATACCGCCTACGAAAGAATGCTGAAGAGCGATGTGAAGTATCGCTTTGTGATTGACATGGCGACGCTGAAATAG